GGCTGCAATTGAAGAATTTCCTCATATTCCAGTAGTGATGCACCAGGACCATGGTACTTCTCCTGCCGTGTGCCAGCGTTCCATTCAACTAGGTTTTTCTTCAGTAATGATGGATGGCTCGTTAGGTGAAGATGGTAAAACACCAACTTCTTATGAATACAATGTTGACGTTACTCGTCGTACTGTTGAAATGGCTCATGCCTGTGGTGTTTCTGTCGAAGGTGAATTGGGGTGCTTGGGTTCATTAGAAACAGGCCAGGCTGGAGAAGAAGATGGTATTGGTGCAGAAGGTACGCTAAGTCATGACCAAATGCTGACAGACCCAGAAGAAGCGGCTGACTTTGTTAAAGCAACGAAAGTAGACGCACTGGCTATTGCGATTGGTACCAGTCATGGTGCTTATAAATTTACCCGTGAACCAACTGGTGACATTTTAGCGATTGAGCGTATAAAAGCGATTCATGAGCGTATTCCTGATACTCACCTGGTGATGCATGGTTCTTCTTCCGTACCACAGGATTGGCTAGCAGTGATTAATGAGTTTGGAGGGGAAATTCCAGAGACT
This genomic window from Spartinivicinus poritis contains:
- the fba gene encoding class II fructose-bisphosphate aldolase (catalyzes the reversible aldol condensation of dihydroxyacetonephosphate and glyceraldehyde 3-phosphate in the Calvin cycle, glycolysis, and/or gluconeogenesis) encodes the protein MALISMRQMLDHAAEHGYGVPAFNVNNLEQMRAIMEAADQTNSPVIVQASAGARKYAGAPFLRHLILAAIEEFPHIPVVMHQDHGTSPAVCQRSIQLGFSSVMMDGSLGEDGKTPTSYEYNVDVTRRTVEMAHACGVSVEGELGCLGSLETGQAGEEDGIGAEGTLSHDQMLTDPEEAADFVKATKVDALAIAIGTSHGAYKFTREPTGDILAIERIKAIHERIPDTHLVMHGSSSVPQDWLAVINEFGGEIPETYGVPVKEIQEGIKYGVRKVNIDTDLRLASTGAIRRFLATHKSEFDPRKYLTVATKAMKDICVARYEAFGTAGQASKIKPLSLEKMFQLYSAGELDPKVN